Proteins from one Mycobacterium sp. SMC-2 genomic window:
- a CDS encoding SRPBCC family protein, with protein MTERIEVQRTIGAPAPDIFAVLCDPQGHVAIDSSGMLQDAEGGPVNGVGDRFVVHMDRESLNDFPQLGKYDVTVDIKEFERDRRIAWTVLGQIQPPIGHVYGYQLQPTEDGSATVVTSFYDWSDIDPKWREAGIFPILSEGALRATLGILDRTVRRGYPSG; from the coding sequence ATGACCGAACGCATCGAGGTTCAGCGCACGATCGGGGCGCCGGCGCCGGACATCTTCGCCGTGCTGTGCGACCCGCAGGGCCACGTCGCGATCGACTCGTCCGGGATGCTCCAGGATGCGGAAGGCGGCCCGGTGAACGGCGTCGGTGACCGGTTCGTCGTGCACATGGACCGCGAGTCGCTGAACGACTTTCCGCAATTGGGCAAATACGACGTCACCGTCGACATCAAGGAATTCGAACGGGATCGCCGCATCGCGTGGACGGTGCTCGGCCAGATTCAGCCGCCGATCGGTCACGTCTACGGCTATCAGCTCCAGCCGACCGAAGACGGCTCGGCCACGGTCGTCACCTCGTTCTACGACTGGTCGGACATCGACCCGAAGTGGCGGGAGGCCGGGATTTTCCCGATCCTGTCCGAGGGCGCATTGCGGGCGACGCTGGGAATTCTGGATCGTACGGTGCGGCGCGGTTATCCAAGCGGATAG
- the hisS gene encoding histidine--tRNA ligase — MTEFSAFSGPKGVPDYVPPESAQFVAVRDGLLGAARRAGYGDIELPIFEDTALFARGVGESTDVVSKEMYTFADRGDRSVTLRPEGTAGVVRAVIEHGLDRGALPIKLCYAGPFFRYERPQAGRYRQLQQVGVEAIGVDDPALDAEVIAVADAGFRSLGLDGFRLEITSLGDDSCRPQYRELLQEFLFGLDLDDETRRRAEINPLRVLDDKRPAMRAMTADAPVLLDHLSDVAKQHFDTVLAHLDALGVPYVINPRMVRGLDYYTKTTFEFVHDGLGAQSGIGGGGRYDGLMHQLGGQDLSGIGFGLGVDRTMLALRAESKSVGETTRCDVFGVPLSEAAKLKLAVLAARLRAAGVRVDMAYGDRGLKGAMRAADRSGARIALVLGDRDIESGTVGVKDLATGQQVSVPGDSVVAEVLSQLGR; from the coding sequence GTGACGGAGTTTTCGGCATTTTCCGGGCCCAAGGGGGTGCCCGACTACGTGCCGCCGGAGTCGGCGCAGTTCGTGGCCGTCCGCGACGGCTTGCTGGGCGCCGCCCGCCGGGCCGGCTACGGCGACATCGAGTTGCCCATCTTCGAAGACACCGCCCTCTTCGCGCGGGGCGTCGGGGAATCCACCGACGTGGTGTCCAAGGAGATGTACACGTTCGCCGACCGCGGCGACCGGTCGGTCACGTTGCGTCCCGAGGGCACCGCCGGGGTGGTGCGCGCGGTGATCGAGCACGGCCTCGACCGCGGCGCGTTGCCGATCAAACTCTGTTATGCGGGGCCGTTTTTCCGCTACGAGCGTCCGCAGGCCGGCCGCTATCGGCAGCTGCAGCAGGTGGGCGTGGAGGCCATCGGTGTCGACGACCCGGCGCTGGACGCCGAGGTGATCGCCGTCGCCGACGCCGGCTTCCGCTCACTGGGACTGGACGGGTTCCGCCTGGAAATCACCTCGCTGGGCGACGACAGCTGCCGCCCGCAGTATCGGGAACTGTTGCAGGAGTTCCTCTTTGGGCTCGACCTCGATGACGAGACGCGCAGGCGCGCCGAGATCAACCCGCTGCGGGTGCTCGACGACAAGCGGCCCGCGATGCGGGCCATGACGGCCGACGCCCCGGTGTTGCTCGACCACCTGTCCGACGTCGCCAAGCAACACTTCGACACCGTGCTGGCCCACCTGGACGCGCTCGGCGTGCCATACGTCATCAACCCGCGCATGGTCCGCGGGCTGGACTACTACACCAAGACCACCTTCGAGTTCGTGCACGACGGTCTTGGCGCGCAATCGGGCATCGGCGGCGGCGGCCGCTACGACGGCCTGATGCACCAGCTCGGGGGACAAGACCTGTCCGGCATCGGGTTTGGGCTCGGCGTGGATCGCACCATGCTGGCGCTGCGTGCCGAGAGCAAGAGCGTGGGGGAGACCACCCGCTGCGACGTGTTCGGCGTGCCGCTCAGCGAGGCGGCCAAGCTCAAGCTGGCGGTGCTGGCCGCGCGGCTGCGCGCCGCCGGCGTCCGCGTCGACATGGCCTACGGCGACCGCGGCCTCAAGGGCGCGATGCGCGCGGCCGACCGTTCCGGTGCCCGCATCGCGCTGGTGCTCGGCGACCGGGACATCGAGTCCGGCACGGTCGGGGTGAAGGATCTGGCGACGGGGCAGCAGGTTTCGGTGCCCGGTGATTCCGTTGTCGCCGAAGTTCTTTCGCAACTGGGTCGCTAG
- a CDS encoding patatin-like phospholipase family protein — translation MPTAFVLSGGASLGAIHVGMLLALADEGERPDLIVGTSVGAVNGGWIASRPDIAGIRGLADLWASLSRKDIFPAHPVAGALGMLGRRSHLVPNVGLRRLLADKLEFARLEDAPIPLHVVATDVIAGDDVLLSSGDAVDAIAASAAIPGVFPPVRIDGRDLMDGGVVNNTPVSHAVALGADRVWVLPTGYSCALPAAPKTAVNMALHAMTLAVNHRLAVDVERFEQVVDLRVIRPLCPVATSGADFSHAATLIERSHAATRDWLASRPPSIGQAGLLEPHHH, via the coding sequence CGGGATGCTGCTGGCCCTGGCCGACGAGGGCGAACGCCCCGACCTGATCGTCGGGACGTCCGTCGGCGCGGTCAACGGCGGGTGGATCGCCTCCCGACCCGACATTGCGGGCATTCGCGGACTGGCCGACCTGTGGGCGTCGTTGTCGCGGAAGGACATCTTCCCGGCCCACCCGGTCGCCGGCGCGCTGGGCATGCTGGGCCGCCGGTCGCACCTGGTCCCCAACGTCGGGTTGCGACGGCTGCTGGCCGACAAGTTGGAGTTCGCCCGGCTCGAGGATGCGCCGATCCCGCTGCATGTGGTCGCCACCGACGTGATCGCCGGCGACGACGTCCTGCTGTCGTCGGGAGATGCCGTCGATGCGATCGCCGCCAGCGCCGCCATCCCCGGCGTGTTTCCGCCGGTCCGGATCGACGGGCGCGACCTGATGGACGGCGGCGTGGTGAACAACACGCCCGTGTCGCACGCCGTCGCGTTGGGCGCCGACCGGGTGTGGGTGCTGCCGACGGGCTACTCGTGCGCCCTGCCCGCGGCGCCGAAGACAGCGGTCAACATGGCGTTGCACGCCATGACCCTGGCGGTGAACCATCGCCTCGCCGTCGACGTCGAGCGCTTCGAGCAGGTGGTCGACCTGCGCGTCATCCGGCCGCTCTGCCCGGTCGCCACCTCCGGGGCCGACTTCTCGCACGCCGCAACGCTTATCGAGCGATCGCACGCGGCCACCCGCGACTGGCTGGCGTCCCGCCCCCCGTCCATCGGGCAGGCCGGGTTGCTCGAGCCGCACCACCACTAG
- a CDS encoding metallophosphoesterase family protein, which yields MADDPAGRRGTDSGAGISRRRLLTTTAVSAALGAGIGGGAALVWSHPGAPAVWYQPSRNGAPPVGGVHLQFGRQAATEVVVSWHTVDAIRNPRVSYGTPASGLGRTVAAETRTYRDAKSNTEVRVNHARLTNLTPDTDYVYAAVHDGAEPAMGTVRTAPSGRKPFRFTSFGDQSTPTLERMPDGSYGTDNIGSPASADTTLAVERMAPLFNLVNGDLCYANLAQDRIRTWSAWFENNTRSARYRPWMPAAGNHENELGNGPIGYGAYQAYFAVPDSGSSPETRGLWYSFTAGSVRVISLNNDDVAFQDAGNFYVHGYSGGEQKRWLTAELAAARRDPDVDWVVVCMHQTAISTADGPANGADLGIREEWLPLFDQYQVDLVVCGHEHHYERSHPVRGTLQTDTRTPIPVDTRNDVIDATKGTVHVVIGGGGTSMPTNGLLFPEPRCRVLTGVGAFDPGLGHKAPIYVVEDAPWSAVRDRDNPYGFASFDVDPGQPGGNTSITATHYALSGPFGAVTVVDRFTLTKPRAALPA from the coding sequence GTGGCCGACGATCCCGCTGGGCGCCGCGGCACTGATTCCGGCGCGGGCATCAGCCGCCGCAGACTGCTGACGACCACCGCGGTCTCGGCCGCCCTCGGGGCGGGAATCGGGGGCGGCGCGGCGCTGGTGTGGTCCCACCCCGGCGCGCCGGCCGTCTGGTATCAGCCGAGCCGCAACGGCGCCCCGCCGGTCGGCGGCGTGCACCTGCAATTCGGCCGGCAGGCCGCCACCGAGGTGGTGGTGTCCTGGCACACCGTCGACGCGATCCGCAACCCGCGGGTCAGCTACGGCACGCCGGCGTCGGGCCTGGGGCGCACCGTGGCGGCCGAGACCCGCACCTACCGCGATGCCAAGTCCAACACCGAGGTCCGCGTCAACCATGCCCGCCTGACCAACCTGACCCCGGACACCGACTACGTGTACGCCGCCGTGCACGACGGCGCCGAGCCGGCGATGGGCACCGTCCGAACCGCACCGTCGGGGCGAAAGCCATTCCGCTTCACCAGTTTCGGCGATCAGTCCACGCCGACGCTGGAGAGGATGCCCGACGGCAGCTACGGCACGGACAACATCGGGTCGCCCGCGTCCGCCGACACCACCCTGGCGGTCGAGCGCATGGCGCCGTTGTTCAACCTGGTCAACGGCGACCTGTGCTACGCCAACCTCGCGCAGGACCGCATCCGCACCTGGTCGGCGTGGTTCGAGAACAACACCCGCTCGGCGCGCTACCGGCCGTGGATGCCGGCGGCGGGAAACCACGAAAACGAGTTAGGCAACGGCCCAATCGGTTACGGCGCCTATCAGGCGTACTTCGCGGTGCCCGACTCGGGATCCAGCCCCGAGACCCGTGGGCTTTGGTACTCCTTCACCGCCGGCTCGGTGCGGGTGATCAGCCTGAACAACGACGACGTGGCGTTTCAGGACGCCGGCAATTTCTACGTGCACGGCTACTCGGGCGGGGAGCAAAAGCGTTGGCTGACAGCCGAACTCGCCGCCGCGCGGCGCGACCCGGATGTCGATTGGGTGGTCGTGTGCATGCACCAGACGGCGATCTCCACCGCCGACGGGCCCGCCAACGGTGCCGACCTGGGGATCCGGGAAGAATGGCTGCCCCTGTTCGACCAATACCAGGTCGACCTGGTGGTGTGCGGCCACGAACACCATTACGAGCGGTCGCACCCGGTGCGCGGCACGCTGCAGACCGACACCCGAACGCCGATACCCGTGGACACCCGCAACGACGTCATCGACGCCACCAAGGGAACGGTGCACGTCGTCATCGGCGGCGGCGGCACGTCCATGCCCACCAACGGGCTGCTCTTCCCCGAGCCCCGCTGCCGCGTGTTGACCGGCGTCGGCGCGTTCGACCCCGGGCTCGGCCACAAGGCGCCGATCTACGTCGTGGAGGACGCGCCATGGTCGGCCGTCCGGGACCGGGACAATCCCTACGGCTTCGCGTCGTTCGACGTGGATCCGGGCCAACCCGGCGGAAACACCTCGATCACGGCCACCCACTACGCGCTGAGCGGACCGTTCGGCGCGGTCACCGTGGTGGACCGGTTCACGCTGACCAAGCCGCGCGCCGCCTTGCCGGCCTAA
- a CDS encoding MBL fold metallo-hydrolase: protein MLITGFPAGVLQCNCYVLAERPGTDAVIVDPGQRVMGALRRILDENRLTPAAVLLTHGHIDHMWSAQKVSDTYGCPTYIHPEDRFMLKDPIYGLGPRVAQLVAGAFFREPRQVVELDRDGDKLDLGSVTVNVDHTPGHTRGSVVFRVVGDKEVVFTGDTLFERSVGRTDLHGGSGRDLLTSIVNKLLVLDDETMVLPGHGNATTIGAERRFNPFIEGLSP, encoded by the coding sequence GTGTTGATCACCGGGTTTCCCGCCGGCGTGTTGCAGTGCAACTGCTATGTGCTGGCTGAGCGGCCGGGAACGGACGCCGTCATCGTGGATCCGGGGCAGCGGGTGATGGGCGCCCTGCGGCGCATCCTCGACGAGAACCGGCTGACCCCGGCGGCGGTGTTGCTCACCCACGGGCACATCGACCACATGTGGTCCGCGCAGAAGGTGTCCGACACCTACGGCTGCCCCACCTACATCCATCCCGAGGACCGGTTCATGCTCAAAGACCCCATCTACGGCCTGGGCCCGCGGGTGGCGCAACTGGTGGCGGGCGCCTTCTTCCGCGAGCCCAGGCAGGTCGTCGAGCTGGACCGCGACGGCGACAAGCTCGACCTGGGCAGCGTGACCGTCAACGTCGATCACACCCCCGGGCACACGCGCGGGTCGGTGGTCTTCCGGGTGGTCGGGGACAAAGAGGTGGTGTTCACCGGTGACACCCTGTTCGAACGCTCGGTGGGCCGCACCGACCTGCATGGCGGCAGCGGACGCGACCTGCTCACCTCGATCGTGAACAAGCTGCTGGTGCTCGACGACGAGACCATGGTCCTGCCGGGGCACGGCAATGCCACCACCATCGGCGCCGAGCGGCGTTTCAATCCGTTCATCGAAGGCCTGAGCCCGTGA
- a CDS encoding Rv2578c family radical SAM protein, producing the protein MRWAGQAVAVNGRPVEDGALPGLQRIGLVRSVRAPQFEGITFHEVLCKSALNKVPDASALPFRYTVNGYRGCSHACRYCFARPTHEYLDLDCGNDFDSQVIVKTNVAEVLRRELRRPSWRRETVALGTNTDPYQRAEGRYALMPGIIAALAESGTPLSILTKGTLLRRDLPLIADAAQRVPLSVAVSLAVGDADLHRDVEPGTPTPQARLGLIAAIREAGLDCHVMVAPVLPHLTDSQEHLDRLLGQIAAAGATGVTVFGLHLRGSTRGWFMAWLARSHPELVDRYRELYRRGAYLPPGYREMLHARAAPLIAKYRLGGELRSFRQPVAPTLAVPEPVQATLF; encoded by the coding sequence ATGCGCTGGGCGGGTCAGGCCGTCGCCGTCAACGGGCGGCCCGTCGAGGACGGGGCGCTGCCGGGGTTGCAGCGGATCGGCCTGGTCCGCAGCGTGCGCGCGCCGCAGTTCGAAGGGATCACGTTTCACGAGGTGCTGTGCAAGTCCGCGCTCAACAAAGTGCCGGACGCCTCAGCGCTGCCTTTCCGGTACACCGTCAACGGCTACCGCGGCTGCTCGCACGCGTGCCGCTATTGCTTCGCCCGGCCCACCCACGAATACCTGGACCTGGACTGCGGCAACGACTTCGACAGCCAGGTCATCGTCAAGACCAACGTCGCTGAGGTGCTGCGCCGCGAGTTGCGCCGGCCGTCGTGGCGGCGGGAGACCGTCGCACTGGGCACCAACACCGACCCCTACCAGCGGGCCGAGGGGCGCTACGCGCTGATGCCGGGCATCATCGCCGCCCTGGCCGAATCCGGTACCCCGCTGTCGATCCTGACCAAGGGCACGCTGCTGCGGCGCGACCTGCCGCTGATCGCCGATGCGGCGCAACGCGTTCCGCTGTCGGTCGCGGTGTCGCTGGCGGTAGGCGACGCCGACCTGCACCGCGACGTCGAGCCTGGCACACCCACGCCGCAGGCGCGCCTGGGCCTGATCGCCGCGATCCGCGAGGCCGGCCTGGACTGTCACGTGATGGTGGCGCCGGTGCTGCCGCACCTGACCGACTCCCAAGAGCACCTCGATCGCCTGCTCGGCCAGATCGCGGCGGCCGGTGCCACCGGTGTCACGGTGTTCGGGCTGCACCTGCGCGGCTCGACGCGCGGCTGGTTCATGGCGTGGCTGGCGCGCTCGCATCCGGAGTTGGTGGACCGCTACCGTGAGCTGTATCGGCGGGGTGCGTACCTGCCGCCGGGATACCGCGAGATGTTGCACGCGCGGGCCGCGCCGCTGATCGCGAAATACCGCCTGGGCGGCGAGTTGCGATCGTTCCGTCAGCCCGTCGCACCGACGCTGGCGGTCCCGGAGCCGGTTCAGGCGACGCTGTTCTGA